DNA from Archaeoglobus veneficus SNP6:
GCCAGCGAAGGAAGAAGATAAATGAGAGATCAATCCCTCCTCACAACCCGGTAGTATCCAATACGCGGGCTGTAGATGTCACCCCTCTCCTTCATCTTGCTCAGGATCTCTTTGGCTTTGTGGGGATTTATGCCCTCCTCTTCGGCCATCCTCAGAATTTCCTCTTCAGGAGCGCCCTTCTCATGCATCGACTCAAGTTCCTCAACGATCTTTCTTATGATCATGATTTTGTCTCTCTGACTCTTCGACGTGCCTGTGAACGCGTAGTCTATGTCTATCTCGCCTGTCTCCGGGTCGATGGCTATCTGCTCGAGACTCTTCCTGACTATCCTGATCACCCTCTCCACATCTTCAGCCGTTACGTAGTCGCTCAGTCTGAGCCTTGCAGAGGCTTCAGCAAGTCTTATCAGCGCCTCGAGCTGTCTTGCCGTTACAGGAACTGCTGAATTATCCTTTGCCTTCGAACGCAGCGATACGTAGAAATCAATTATTCTCTCCTTTGCCTCTTCAGTCAAAACGGGAAACACCGTGCGCTTCGAGTAAGCTATGTACTTTCGCAGCAGCTCGGGATCTATGGCTGGTGTTATTTCTTCTGCCTGCGCCTCAAGTTCCTCCTTCGTGTATTCCGTCGAAACTATGTTCTTCAGCTTCTCAAGCTTCTCACCCAGCTCGTGCGTCTTCAGAATGTGTTCTGCAAGCATTCTGTCTCGCACCTCGTCCGGATCATCCGTTAGTACAAATATGAGGTCAAAACGGGAAAGCAGCGTTGGCGAGAGATCAATCTGCTCTGCAATGGGGGCATAACGGTCGAACCTGCCGTACTTCGGATTTGCTGCTCCAAGCAGGGCACATCTCGCTCTCAGAACTGCGTTTATTCCTGCCTTTGCTACGCTAACAGTGTTGTGCAATACCAGCCCGTGGCTTATGAAAGTGTGTGTCGGCTCCACGGTAACATCGTATACCCAATCAGTTCTGTATTCACCCTCGTTGGGAACAATCTCGACTTCTTTTATTCTCAGCCATCTGAACTTTTCCATCGCTTTGACTTTCTCCAAGCTTTCTCTGACCTCGGAAATTACCTGTTTGATTCCTATTCTCAACTTCTGAAGTAAGGTCTTTCTTTTCTCTTCAGAATAACCTCCTCTCTCAGCGTAATCAATTGTGCTTCTCGTGACGCCTATCAGCTCTGCTACCCTCTGCTGGGAGTAGCCTAGCTTTTCTCGCAACTCTCTAAGAGATTGTGCATCTAAACTGCCCTCAACTTCCTCAATTCGCCTTTCAATTGCCTCTATATATCTCTCTACGATAATCCTGTTTACACCGTAGTTGCCAATCAAGTGCTCGTGGAAGTATCCATCATACTTCATCCCGAGCTTTTTCAGACAAGCCTTAATCAGTTCTCCAACGTATGGCGGTAAAACGTCGTGTTTCGTTAACGAAGTTAACGACCGTGAACGAAGTTCACGTTTTCTCAGGTTTCTTTTGCTCCTTTCGATGAGCCATTTTACTTTCTCGTTCTGTCCTTTAATCTCCTTAAGAACCATCTCAACAAACCTTTCAAGACAATCTCCTGTAATATACACCTTGTAGGAGTTTGTTGAACTATCAACTACTATCCTCGAATGGATGCCCAGAGTTAGGAGCAAATCCTGGTAGTCTTCTGCCAACCCCCTTGACGAGGTTCTGTAGCACAAAGCTTCGCTTTCAACGCTACCATCGCCCATAAATGCTGCTCTCAAAAAAGCAACTCTGGTATCCAAATCGGCAGACAAAATACTTGCCGGAATTCTCTTTCTCTTACTTTTTCTCATGAGTTCTGGGAAATTGATGTGCATGAACTCGTAAACGGGTTTTGAAACGAGCCTCAACGTCCTGTTCACACCCGTGTAGTCGATTGGTTCAACTCCAAAGGACTTTTGCATGGCTTCTTTCATTTCCAGTATGACTGCCGAGTTAGTATTGGACAACCCAACCTCCATAGATGATCCTGCGAAGCTGTAACCCTCGGATGCAAAGAAGCCTAAGAATGTAGCGAAGCATTCATCGACGCTATCTGGAAGGGTAACTTCTTTTCTACCTCTTGATACGTGTTTCTGTAACTCACTACGACCTTCAAACTCACAACTTATCACAGCTGGAGCAAAATCGCCTGCCTTAACCTTTGAAGCTTCAACGGTCGTTATCTTTCCATCTCTGAACACAAAGACCGGGTGTTCCGGAGTAACCAGAATTTCCCTCCCGTTGGAGTACTTTATCCTCACAAAGTAGTCCGGTGCTTTATGCCTGCTGACCCTATCTACTCTTGTCTTAAATACTCCGCCGAAGTCCGTCGTAAGTATCTCTATCCCCAAATCGTCGGTTCTCAGAATTTCGCAGTCAATGCCTTTTACTTTTCTTTCGGGGAATTTCTCGAAAAGCCTATCTACAAACTCACCAATCTTGTGTTTGGAGCCATCTGCAAGTGTTATCTCGAACGAGGGGTGGTAGCTCTGCTGCTCCATCGCCTCATGCAAAGCGCTTCTGTCTTCACTCCTCATCTTGTCAATCTCGTCAACAAGGGCTACTCCCTTATCAGCCAGCACTAAGGCTCCGGCTTCAAGCGTCCAGCGGCCATCGTATTCGTCGCGAGTTGCTGTGGCAGTCAAACCTGCAGTGGTTGTACCCTTACCTGTTGTGTATACGCTCCTTGGAGCAATACGGTGCACGTAGCGGAGTATCTGGCTGTTATGGACGAATATGTCGTTTGCTATGAAGTTGTGATGTTCCAAAACCTGTAGGTCGTAAACGTACGGATGTTCAGGCCTGTAGGTTGTAATCTCGACGACTTCGTCCCAAAATATGTCCGAGTCTGCAAGCAGTTCGAGAAACTTGACGTTGAACTCGGCCCGGACATCGTGCCCGTTCTCATCAACCCTCTTTCTGAACGCCTTAACAACTTTTGTAAGAGTGTCTCTCGAAGGCTTCCTATCTCCCCTCTCCAAGTGCTGGTATGTTGTGCGCTCCACACCACATTCTGATTGTGTAAGGCCAAGTAACCTCCTCGTCTCTCTAAGGAGCACCGAGAGGTCCGGCACGACATCTAAATTGGGATTTGTCTTTTTAGTCTGCCACACGCAGAGCGACCTCTTGCAATCCACCGTGAATCCTATTTCTCTGACGAACTTCAGAGCATTCTCTCCCGTAATTGTAAGCCTGAAATATGTTCTCATTTCCGGAGTTCGTGAGTTTGTCGCCCTGCTCTGAGTTTCATGTAGCTGAGAGATTATACCGAACCTCAGCAGAAGGTGCTGTATCTGTCTGAGAAGCTCCTGCGAAGCGGAAGTCACAGTGATTTTCGGCTTTTTTCTGTCCACGCTCGCTTCTGCATCGAAGAAAGCCGATAAAAATGCCCTAATCTCATCCCTACTGCACTTAAAGAGTAAATCGGGGACTCTCTTCTCCCTCGACTTGCCAACAATACCGAGGAGTTCAAAGAAGTTATAAAGTTCAACTCCCGGAACTATGACCTCTCTTGCACTCTTACCTTTATGTGGGTTTCTCACATTCGGATTCAAGCCGAGCTTCTTAGCATACATTAAAAACTCGCTGAGGAGCTTCTCGTCGTTGTTTGTGAAGAATACAGTCGCGCAGCCACTTTCCGATTTCTGAGCATATCCCTCGGCAATAAATAGCGCTATGAACCTCCAGAACTCTGGGGATGTCTTTTCCGGGAGCTTTAGCCTTACGGCGTTGTTTGATTTAGATTTCTCAAAAGAGTTTGGCAGTGGTTGTGGAGAGCCAAACACGGGAATCGTCCTTGGAGCTGCGATTAAGTCGCCCTTATTCAAGTCTTTAGCTCTGACAGTAACGAACCTACCGTTCTTTATCGTAAAGAAGGGATGAGTGGGCGTAACCCTGATCATTCTACCAGTTTTAGTCCTTATTTTATACATTGTCTCAGGAGCTTTCCTCTTCCAGACGATGTCTGCTCTACATATTCTTGATTTCAGAAAGCGAGAATCGAGCGAAATTATGTCGAGATTCGTCTCAGCATAAACTCCATCGTCTATCTTCCTGATTTTTCCGTTTCTCAACTCGCTGTTGACGAGATCCCCAATCTTTACAAGACTTCCATCTGAAAGCAGGACCTCCGTGTTGTAGTCAACACATTTGGCGACTCCAGGGTCTCCAACGAGCAGAACGTGAATATCTCCCCTGATTTCAGTTCCATCAGGCAATTTTTTCGGCACACCACCAAAGAGCTGCAGAGCTATGGCGAGCTTTATGTCCTCGTGACCGTAGATGGATGGAGCGATGGACGCCACAATCTTTTCGTATATCCTCGGATCTTCGCTCAGTTCGATTATGCGTTTTCTGTCTTCTTCGGTAATCTCGAACTCCTCGTATTCCTGCTGCAGAATCTCTATGGAGTTACCCTCAAGGTGTATGTCCATGTGCGCAAGTTTCCTTTGCCCTATTAGCCTCGGCTTCGCTCTCACGATTCCGTTAATGATGACCCTATCTCCTGGATTGACCCTGCCAGTCAAATCGCCCTCAAGCATCACGTCTATCTGCTGGGGTTGTTCTCCTCCCCTCAAATTCTCCGGATACTCCTGGATACGTATGCGCTGGCTGTCTATGGAAATGCTCTCCTCAGGCAGGAAAACAAACCTCTTACCTTTACATGCTCTGCATTCAAACGGCGGTTTGAGCTGAGCATCTTCCTGATCGACGTGAACAACCTTTCCGCAACTGCTGCACGCGAATGCTGCTCTTACTACCTTCGGTCTCACTTCCGTAACTTTTCTCACGATGCCTTCGATTGCAACGAACTTCGCAATGTGCTCACTCCTGAGATCTCTGATGAGAATTCTGCGGGAAAGAGGAAGGTTCGTGAAGCGAGCAACGCATCCTTCGAGGCTTACGTCGTGGATGTTTTCAGCAATTGCTAATCCTTCGTTCGCGTGCCTCATCACCACATCGGGCATGTCAAGTAGCTCTTCCGCGAGTCTGCCTTCTCTGAATATGGCCAGATCCTTCAGGAAGTTAACGTAAAGAGAGCGCGAGCCGTTAAGCTCAACGCTGTCTGCAAGCTTGTTTAGCTCGTCTCGGTAGTAAATTTCGAAAAATTCCTTCCAAGTTTCGGGGCTGCTGAGCATCAAGTTTGGGATGTGCGTAAGTCAAAAATCCTTTTGGGGTACAGCGAAAGTGCATCCTGTGGAGCATTTGTGGCCTTTTATTTAAAGGATATTTGGTCGATACTGTTTTTAACCTCACGAACAAGGTTCAACAATGGAACCGAGGATTATCCTTTTCACTGGCAAGGGCGGGGTTGGAAAGACGACAGTCGCGGCTGCTACAGCCATCAAGGCAGCAAAACTCGGCTACAAAACCCTCGTAATCTCAACTGACCCTGCTCATAGCCTTGCAGACTCCTTTGCGTGCACACTCAATCCCTACCCAACCAAAATCAACGAGAACCTGTACGGAATGGAGGTTAACGTAGAATACGAGCTGGAAAGACACTGGAATACGATAAAGGAGTATCTCACACTCTTCTTCAAGTCACAGGGCATAGAGGACGTCGTTGCAGAGGAACTTGCCATATTCCCCGGCTTCGACGAACTTGCGAGCCTGCTACACCTCCTCCGATTTTACGAGAAGAAAGAGTACGACGCAATAATCCTTGACTGTGCGCCAACGGGTGAGACATTGCGCTTGCTCAGCGTACCAGAGGTAGCAAAGTGGTACATGAACCGTTTCTTCGGCATAGAGAGAAAAGTTCTGAAACTTGTCAAGCCCATTGCCGAGCCGATTATAGACGTTCCGCTGCCCAGCGATGAAGTTCTGGACAAAATTCAGGAGCTTTACACTCGTATAAGCAAGCTCAAAGATATACTCGAAAGCGAGGCCACGACTGTTAGAATCGTCATGAATCCAGAAAGAATGGTCATAAGAGAGTCTGAGAGGGCGTTCACGTATCTGAACCTCTTCGGTTACCGCGTTGACTGCGTCGTGGTGAACAAGATATTCCCCAGACAGGCGGGTGAGTACTTCGCAAGGTGGCTGGAGATTCAGGAGAGCTACCTGAAAGAGATAGAAGAGAAGTTCCCGCTGCCGATACTCCGCATTCCCTTCAAGTCGACTGAGGTTTCGGGAGAACTGCTGAACGAGATCGCAGAGGAGCTCTATGGAGAAAGAGATCCCATCGAAGTATTCCACAGAGAGAAGCCCATGAGCGTTGAAAAGGAGGGCGAAGATTTCGTTCTCGCGATAAAGGCACCATTCGTTGAAAAAGAACAGCTCAAACTCTTCAAGAGAGGAGAAGAGCTCGTCGTCGTTGCGGGACAATGGAAGCGCATAATCTTCCTTCCACAAAGCCTCGCCATAAGGGAGCCGGTGGGAGCAAGCTTTAAGAACGGAGAACTCAGAATTAAGTTCAGGTGAGCGTTATGCCAAAAGAAGTTAAAATCAAAGTACCCACACCGGACGAGGTTGTACCTGAAGAGTTTAAAAAACACATGCTGAACGCCTACAGGGAGCTTTTGCTCGCTTTCAAGAGTCTCGTTGACGAGCACGTCAAAAAGGTTGAAGAAATGCAGAAACGCAGCGAGGGCAAGAAGGAGATACAGAAGATAGAGATAGAGTAGTGTATAATTGCCTCAATACACGTATGTCAGCTTCGTTTTATTTGTAGCTTCGCTTCTCAGTTCGTAGAATGCCC
Protein-coding regions in this window:
- a CDS encoding LAGLIDADG family homing endonuclease, which codes for MLSSPETWKEFFEIYYRDELNKLADSVELNGSRSLYVNFLKDLAIFREGRLAEELLDMPDVVMRHANEGLAIAENIHDVSLEGCVARFTNLPLSRRILIRDLRSEHIAKFVAIEGIVRKVTEVRPKVVRAAFACSSCGKVVHVDQEDAQLKPPFECRACKGKRFVFLPEESISIDSQRIRIQEYPENLRGGEQPQQIDVMLEGDLTGRVNPGDRVIINGIVRAKPRLIGQRKLAHMDIHLEGNSIEILQQEYEEFEITEEDRKRIIELSEDPRIYEKIVASIAPSIYGHEDIKLAIALQLFGGVPKKLPDGTEIRGDIHVLLVGDPGVAKCVDYNTEVLLSDGSLVKIGDLVNSELRNGKIRKIDDGVYAETNLDIISLDSRFLKSRICRADIVWKRKAPETMYKIRTKTGRMIRVTPTHPFFTIKNGRFVTVRAKDLNKGDLIAAPRTIPVFGSPQPLPNSFEKSKSNNAVRLKLPEKTSPEFWRFIALFIAEGYAQKSESGCATVFFTNNDEKLLSEFLMYAKKLGLNPNVRNPHKGKSAREVIVPGVELYNFFELLGIVGKSREKRVPDLLFKCSRDEIRAFLSAFFDAEASVDRKKPKITVTSASQELLRQIQHLLLRFGIISQLHETQSRATNSRTPEMRTYFRLTITGENALKFVREIGFTVDCKRSLCVWQTKKTNPNLDVVPDLSVLLRETRRLLGLTQSECGVERTTYQHLERGDRKPSRDTLTKVVKAFRKRVDENGHDVRAEFNVKFLELLADSDIFWDEVVEITTYRPEHPYVYDLQVLEHHNFIANDIFVHNSQILRYVHRIAPRSVYTTGKGTTTAGLTATATRDEYDGRWTLEAGALVLADKGVALVDEIDKMRSEDRSALHEAMEQQSYHPSFEITLADGSKHKIGEFVDRLFEKFPERKVKGIDCEILRTDDLGIEILTTDFGGVFKTRVDRVSRHKAPDYFVRIKYSNGREILVTPEHPVFVFRDGKITTVEASKVKAGDFAPAVISCEFEGRSELQKHVSRGRKEVTLPDSVDECFATFLGFFASEGYSFAGSSMEVGLSNTNSAVILEMKEAMQKSFGVEPIDYTGVNRTLRLVSKPVYEFMHINFPELMRKSKRKRIPASILSADLDTRVAFLRAAFMGDGSVESEALCYRTSSRGLAEDYQDLLLTLGIHSRIVVDSSTNSYKVYITGDCLERFVEMVLKEIKGQNEKVKWLIERSKRNLRKRELRSRSLTSLTKHDVLPPYVGELIKACLKKLGMKYDGYFHEHLIGNYGVNRIIVERYIEAIERRIEEVEGSLDAQSLRELREKLGYSQQRVAELIGVTRSTIDYAERGGYSEEKRKTLLQKLRIGIKQVISEVRESLEKVKAMEKFRWLRIKEVEIVPNEGEYRTDWVYDVTVEPTHTFISHGLVLHNTVSVAKAGINAVLRARCALLGAANPKYGRFDRYAPIAEQIDLSPTLLSRFDLIFVLTDDPDEVRDRMLAEHILKTHELGEKLEKLKNIVSTEYTKEELEAQAEEITPAIDPELLRKYIAYSKRTVFPVLTEEAKERIIDFYVSLRSKAKDNSAVPVTARQLEALIRLAEASARLRLSDYVTAEDVERVIRIVRKSLEQIAIDPETGEIDIDYAFTGTSKSQRDKIMIIRKIVEELESMHEKGAPEEEILRMAEEEGINPHKAKEILSKMKERGDIYSPRIGYYRVVRRD
- a CDS encoding ArsA family ATPase codes for the protein MEPRIILFTGKGGVGKTTVAAATAIKAAKLGYKTLVISTDPAHSLADSFACTLNPYPTKINENLYGMEVNVEYELERHWNTIKEYLTLFFKSQGIEDVVAEELAIFPGFDELASLLHLLRFYEKKEYDAIILDCAPTGETLRLLSVPEVAKWYMNRFFGIERKVLKLVKPIAEPIIDVPLPSDEVLDKIQELYTRISKLKDILESEATTVRIVMNPERMVIRESERAFTYLNLFGYRVDCVVVNKIFPRQAGEYFARWLEIQESYLKEIEEKFPLPILRIPFKSTEVSGELLNEIAEELYGERDPIEVFHREKPMSVEKEGEDFVLAIKAPFVEKEQLKLFKRGEELVVVAGQWKRIIFLPQSLAIREPVGASFKNGELRIKFR